One Rosa chinensis cultivar Old Blush chromosome 5, RchiOBHm-V2, whole genome shotgun sequence genomic region harbors:
- the LOC112165757 gene encoding auxin-responsive protein SAUR72: MKQLIRRLSRVADSSQYCLLRSSDSTAASGASSNSRPRRSESFRVLKLRRRRNNSDTGVPEGHVPVYVGDEMERFVVSAELLNHPVFVELLNKSAQEYGYEQRGVLRIPCHVVVFERVLETLRLGRAAPSSDINDLLGSLSEERHFIYAN, translated from the coding sequence ATGAAGCAATTGATCCGACGTCTCTCCCGCGTCGCCGACTCGTCGCAGTACTGCCTCCTCCGCAGCTCGGATTCCACCGCCGCGTCCGGTGCCTCCTCCAATTCCCGGCCTCGCCGGAGCGAGTCGTTCAGGGTCCTGAAGCTCCGGCGACGCAGGAACAACTCGGATACCGGAGTCCCCGAGGGACACGTGCCGGTGTACGTCGGCGACGAGATGGAGCGGTTCGTCGTCTCCGCCGAGCTCCTCAACCACCCGGTGTTCGTCGAGCTCCTCAACAAGTCGGCGCAGGAGTACGGCTACGAGCAGCGCGGCGTGCTCCGGATTCCCTGCCACGTGGTGGTGTTCGAGCGCGTCCTCGAGACGCTCCGGCTCGGACGCGCCGCGCCGTCGAGTGACATCAACGACCTCCTCGGCTCGCTCTCAGAGGAACGTCACTTCATCTACGCCAATTAG